A genomic segment from Neobacillus sp. YX16 encodes:
- the ypjB gene encoding sporulation protein YpjB: MKYKWLLIFVIFIMLTPMTVSAHQHTPIEKLDSISDEALQMIKFQRYEDGKKLLSYFSEQFTDISNKEHSFSMDELRIITVSHDEAMEAAASSNMDYEERVQKLTKFRLVVDAIASSHQPLWTEMKNQIMTAFQEARIAASTGDTEHFHSNFNTFMSLYNVIYPSMKIDVSAENIQKIDARINFIDEYRSEVVSNVKSQEELEGLEMDLKNLFDNMDEDEADPSLWWVIISTGSIIILNLSYVGWRKYQGEKEVKKNRSRVHKD; encoded by the coding sequence TTGAAGTATAAATGGTTGCTAATATTTGTTATTTTCATTATGCTCACTCCCATGACGGTAAGTGCTCATCAGCACACACCGATAGAGAAGTTAGATAGTATCTCTGATGAAGCATTGCAAATGATTAAATTTCAGAGATATGAAGATGGCAAGAAGCTGCTAAGTTACTTTTCTGAGCAATTCACGGATATCTCCAATAAAGAACATTCTTTTTCGATGGATGAATTAAGAATTATTACCGTATCCCATGATGAGGCAATGGAAGCTGCAGCCAGCTCAAATATGGATTATGAGGAAAGGGTCCAAAAGCTTACGAAGTTTCGTCTCGTTGTGGACGCGATTGCTTCAAGTCATCAACCGCTATGGACAGAGATGAAGAATCAGATTATGACCGCCTTCCAGGAAGCTAGAATTGCTGCCAGCACCGGTGATACTGAACATTTCCACTCTAATTTTAATACGTTTATGTCCTTATACAATGTTATTTATCCAAGTATGAAAATTGATGTCTCTGCAGAAAATATTCAAAAGATAGATGCTCGTATCAATTTCATTGATGAATACCGTTCAGAGGTTGTTAGTAATGTAAAAAGCCAAGAAGAATTAGAAGGTCTTGAAATGGATTTAAAGAATCTATTTGATAATATGGATGAGGATGAGGCAGATCCATCTTTATGGTGGGTTATCATTTCAACAGGCAGTATTATCATTCTAAATTTATCTTATGTTGGCTGGAGAAAATATCAGGGTGAAAAAGAAGTAAAGAAGAACCGTTCCAGAGTTCATAAGGATTAA
- a CDS encoding DUF1405 domain-containing protein — protein MKWIYPLLANRSFLLLLLIINIAGTVYGYVWYGWQLKETPAIFLIFVPDSPTASLFFVFVVAAFLLKKNWPLMEALAIVTLFKYGIWAVVMNLLVFFAQGELDWIGVMLIFSHFAMAVQAILYSPFYRFKWWHLIVTAIWTLHNDVIDYVFFMLPRYHMLNEVTPEIGYFTFWLSIVSVGIGYYFVIRPNRFKLELK, from the coding sequence GTGAAATGGATTTATCCCCTCTTAGCCAATAGATCATTTTTACTATTGTTGTTGATTATCAATATTGCCGGAACAGTCTACGGGTATGTGTGGTATGGCTGGCAATTAAAAGAAACTCCAGCTATTTTTCTTATATTTGTTCCTGACAGCCCGACTGCTAGTCTATTTTTTGTTTTTGTAGTCGCTGCTTTCCTGTTAAAAAAGAATTGGCCACTTATGGAAGCACTTGCTATCGTTACTTTATTTAAGTATGGAATATGGGCTGTAGTAATGAATCTTCTAGTCTTTTTCGCACAGGGAGAGCTAGATTGGATTGGCGTAATGTTAATTTTCTCTCATTTTGCCATGGCAGTTCAAGCAATTTTGTATTCTCCCTTTTATCGTTTTAAATGGTGGCACCTAATAGTCACAGCGATTTGGACACTACATAATGATGTTATTGACTACGTATTTTTTATGCTCCCTCGATATCACATGTTAAATGAGGTTACACCAGAAATTGGTTACTTTACTTTTTGGCTTTCGATTGTATCAGTAGGTATTGGCTATTATTTTGTTATACGCCCTAATCGATTTAAACTAGAACTAAAATAG
- a CDS encoding menaquinol-cytochrome c reductase cytochrome b/c subunit has protein sequence MHRGKGMKFVGDSRVLAPEARTKKNIPKDYSEYPGKTEAFWPNFLLKEWLVGAVFLVGILCLTVAHPSPLERIADPSDTGYVPMPDWYFLFLYQLLKYEYAAGPYTVVGAMVIPGLAFGALLLAPFLDRGPERRPSKRPLATGFMLLAIAAITFLTWQSASTHDWEAAKEYGKIVATADIDKTSEEYKIASDNTCLSCHGDAFQGGAAAPSLVDIGLSADEIAKIAKEGKGSMPPGVFKGDDEQLKKLSEYIANLGK, from the coding sequence ATGCATCGCGGTAAAGGAATGAAATTCGTTGGTGACTCACGTGTATTGGCACCTGAGGCCCGTACGAAAAAGAATATTCCAAAAGATTACTCAGAATACCCTGGTAAAACAGAGGCATTTTGGCCTAACTTCCTTTTGAAAGAATGGTTAGTAGGTGCAGTATTTCTTGTTGGGATTTTATGTTTAACAGTTGCACATCCTAGTCCACTTGAAAGGATTGCGGATCCATCAGATACAGGATATGTTCCAATGCCAGACTGGTATTTCTTATTCTTATACCAATTGCTAAAGTATGAATATGCAGCTGGACCTTATACAGTAGTTGGTGCAATGGTTATCCCTGGACTAGCTTTTGGAGCATTATTATTAGCTCCATTCTTAGATCGCGGACCAGAACGCCGTCCAAGCAAACGCCCATTAGCAACTGGATTTATGTTGTTGGCAATAGCAGCTATTACATTTTTAACTTGGCAGTCTGCTTCTACCCATGATTGGGAAGCAGCGAAAGAATATGGAAAAATCGTAGCAACCGCTGACATTGACAAGACATCTGAAGAATACAAAATTGCTTCAGATAATACTTGTTTATCTTGTCACGGTGATGCCTTCCAGGGTGGAGCAGCTGCACCATCTTTAGTTGATATTGGATTATCTGCTGATGAAATTGCAAAAATTGCAAAAGAAGGTAAAGGAAGTATGCCTCCTGGAGTTTTCAAAGGTGACGACGAACAGCTTAAAAAGCTTTCTGAATACATCGCAAACTTAGGAAAATAA
- the qcrB gene encoding menaquinol-cytochrome c reductase cytochrome b subunit has translation MLNKIYDWVDERLDITPLWRDIADHEVPEHVNPAHHFSAFVYCFGGMTFFVTVIQILSGMFLTMYYVPDIKNAWESVFYLQNQVAFGQIVRGMHHWGASLVIVMMFLHTLRVFFQGAYKKPRELNWIVGVLIFFIMLALGLTGYLLPWDMKALFATKVTLQIIEAVPFIGVHLKTLLSGHETIVGAQTLTRFFAIHVFFLPAALFGLLAAHFMMIRKQGISGPL, from the coding sequence TTGTTAAACAAAATTTACGATTGGGTAGATGAACGTTTAGATATTACGCCTTTGTGGCGCGATATCGCAGATCATGAGGTACCTGAGCATGTCAATCCAGCGCATCACTTTTCTGCGTTTGTATACTGCTTTGGCGGTATGACATTCTTTGTTACTGTTATTCAAATTTTATCTGGTATGTTCTTAACGATGTATTATGTACCGGATATTAAAAACGCGTGGGAGTCTGTATTCTACCTTCAAAACCAGGTAGCTTTTGGACAAATCGTTCGCGGTATGCACCACTGGGGTGCTAGTTTAGTTATTGTAATGATGTTCTTACATACATTACGCGTTTTCTTCCAAGGCGCTTACAAAAAACCTCGTGAACTAAACTGGATTGTTGGGGTTCTTATTTTCTTCATCATGCTAGCTTTAGGTTTAACAGGTTATTTATTACCTTGGGATATGAAAGCGTTGTTTGCTACAAAAGTTACACTTCAAATTATTGAAGCAGTGCCGTTTATAGGTGTTCACCTGAAAACGTTACTGTCGGGTCATGAGACGATTGTCGGTGCTCAAACCTTAACTCGTTTCTTTGCGATTCACGTGTTCTTCTTACCTGCTGCTTTATTTGGCTTATTAGCAGCTCATTTCATGATGATTCGTAAACAGGGTATTTCTGGACCACTATAA
- a CDS encoding ubiquinol-cytochrome c reductase iron-sulfur subunit: MSMSKHRVSRRQFLTYTLTGVGGFMAAGMLMPMVRFAIDPVLTAEAGGDFIATPLKIKDITAEPQRVDFTFEQKDAWYTSDVTNTAWVYKDEQDNIVALSPVCKHLGCTVAWGTDKAHPEQFFCPCHFGRYTKDGTNVKGTPPIAPLDVYPLQEKDGLLYLGKAEPRTKEA; encoded by the coding sequence ATAAGCATGAGTAAGCATCGCGTATCAAGAAGACAATTTTTAACCTACACTTTGACTGGTGTTGGGGGATTTATGGCAGCAGGAATGTTAATGCCAATGGTTCGTTTTGCAATTGATCCAGTATTAACGGCGGAAGCTGGTGGAGATTTTATTGCAACTCCATTGAAAATTAAAGACATCACTGCAGAACCACAACGAGTTGATTTCACGTTTGAGCAAAAGGATGCTTGGTATACTTCAGACGTTACAAATACAGCCTGGGTTTATAAGGATGAACAGGATAACATAGTTGCCCTATCTCCAGTATGTAAACACTTAGGCTGTACAGTGGCATGGGGTACGGATAAAGCACATCCAGAACAATTCTTCTGTCCTTGTCACTTTGGACGATATACAAAGGATGGTACAAACGTTAAGGGTACTCCACCAATTGCACCGCTGGATGTATATCCATTGCAAGAAAAAGACGGTTTACTTTATTTAGGTAAAGCTGAACCACGTACAAAGGAGGCGTAA
- a CDS encoding YpiF family protein: protein MKWVSKDIETYLTAKEYVDTAVIPVISVSFGDEMMQSASSAEFITLLTSYLERQFTGRLLLLPPFTYLKSDHPEDIIQQMKKWEENIEKNEFKHIFYITSESDWKIYEKELIGSLIWLPSLPLEHLNDQQKISMIESQVKQLLSLFTQKWQEN, encoded by the coding sequence ATGAAGTGGGTTTCAAAGGATATAGAAACATATTTAACTGCAAAAGAATACGTGGATACAGCTGTCATTCCCGTAATCTCGGTTTCATTTGGGGATGAAATGATGCAATCAGCCTCAAGTGCTGAATTTATTACGTTACTTACGAGTTACTTAGAAAGACAATTTACTGGAAGACTATTGTTACTTCCACCTTTTACATACTTGAAGAGTGATCATCCAGAAGACATAATTCAGCAGATGAAGAAATGGGAAGAAAATATTGAGAAGAATGAATTTAAGCATATTTTCTACATAACTTCAGAGAGTGATTGGAAAATATATGAGAAGGAGCTTATCGGTTCATTAATTTGGCTTCCGTCTCTGCCGCTTGAGCATTTGAACGATCAACAAAAGATTTCAATGATTGAGAGTCAAGTGAAGCAGCTGTTAAGTCTTTTTACTCAAAAATGGCAGGAAAATTAA
- a CDS encoding ReoY family proteolytic degradation factor, with the protein MATPVSVNEKKDFIRWFLNHYQLKRRECVWILNYLMSHDQLMEKVHFVEQAQYCPRGLIMSTHCVDKVPFRFYKENVMTTDAEKSFHDIRLNRDEDIFIQLNFHASNQAHQYAAVLEENPFVPKHLQVNEKDGIVAEQFLQNSIERFQREKLLQLIDEALDKQDKTAFSALTEKLNQLKETEKNGSLR; encoded by the coding sequence ATGGCAACCCCTGTTTCTGTCAACGAGAAAAAGGACTTTATTCGTTGGTTTTTAAATCATTATCAATTAAAAAGAAGAGAGTGTGTTTGGATTCTTAATTATTTAATGAGTCACGACCAATTAATGGAGAAGGTTCATTTTGTAGAGCAAGCACAGTATTGTCCTCGCGGTTTAATCATGTCAACCCACTGCGTTGATAAAGTACCATTTCGCTTTTATAAAGAAAATGTTATGACCACTGATGCTGAAAAATCCTTTCATGATATTCGGTTAAATCGTGACGAAGATATTTTTATTCAATTAAACTTTCATGCTTCTAATCAAGCGCATCAATATGCAGCCGTGTTAGAAGAAAACCCATTTGTACCAAAGCACCTGCAAGTTAATGAAAAAGACGGTATCGTAGCAGAACAATTTTTACAAAACAGCATTGAGCGGTTTCAACGGGAGAAGTTGCTTCAATTAATTGATGAAGCACTTGATAAGCAGGATAAAACAGCTTTTAGTGCATTAACTGAAAAGCTAAATCAACTAAAAGAAACTGAGAAAAACGGAAGCCTGCGATAA